In one Lolium rigidum isolate FL_2022 chromosome 3, APGP_CSIRO_Lrig_0.1, whole genome shotgun sequence genomic region, the following are encoded:
- the LOC124704414 gene encoding cold-regulated 413 plasma membrane protein 1-like: MPSYLAMKTGSASEAAQALLQSDLQELGIAARKFANHAMALDDQGGLGLGFLGSIFKWLAFAAAVYLLILDRTNWKTKMLTGLLIPYIFFTLPGVLFNLIRGEIGCWIAFIAVIVQLFFPKHFRDYLEMPAALILLTVVAPSLIADTFRNDFVGVGICLVIGCYLLQEHIRASGGFKPAFSRANGVSNSIGIALLFIYPVWALITMIF, encoded by the exons ATGCCGTCGTACCTAGCGATGAAGACGGGCAGCGCGTCGGAGGCGGCGCAGGCGCTGCTGCAGTCcgacctgcaggagctgggcatCGCCGCGAGGAAGTTCGCCAACCACGCCATGGCCCTCGACGACCAAGGGGGCCTCGGCCTCGGCTTCCTCGGCTCCATCTTCAAGTGGCTCGCCTTCGCCGCCGCAGT ATACCTCCTGATATTGGACCGGACGAACTGGAAGACCAAGATGCTCACGGGCCTCCTGATCCCTTACATTTTCTTCACCCTGCCTGGTGTGCTGTTTAATCTCATCAG GGGAGAGATCGGTTGCTGGATCGCATTCATCGCTGTCATCGTGCAACTCTTCTTCCCAAAGCACTTCCGTG ATTATCTGGAGATGCCTGCCGCCCTGATTCTGCTCACGGTGGTCGCCCCCAGCCTGATCGCGGACACCTTCAGGAACGACTTCGTCGGCGTCGGCATATGCCTCGTCATCGGCTGCTACCTGCTTCAGGAGCACATCAGGGCGTCAGGTGGCTTCAAGCCGGCCTTCAGCAGGGCCAATGGCGTGTCCAACTCCATCGGCATCGCCCTGCTCTTCATCTACCCAGTCTGGGCCCTGATTACGATGATCTTCTAG